The Vannielia litorea genome segment CGACCCAAGGCCTCGACCAGCCCGGTCAGGCCGCCTTCTACAAGCAGATCGAACACGTGCGTGACAGCATCGGCTGCGGCGTGGTGATGGTCAGTCATGAGCTGCACGTGGTCATGAGCGCTTCCGACAAGGTGATCTGCCTCAACGGCCACATCTGCTGCGAAGGCTCCCCCGAAGTGGTTCGCAACTCCTCCGAGTATCGCGCCCTCTTCGGCGATGGCACCGGCGGCGCTCTGGCGCTCTATCGGCACGAGCACGATCACGCGCATGATCATGCCCACGATCACCACCACGACCATGCGCATTGAGGTCGGCGCCATGACCAACTCACCCGAAGCCCCCCCGAGCCACGATGTTTGACGATTTCCTCATTCGCGCCGCCTTCGCCGGTGTCGGCGTGGCGCTTGTGTCCGCGCTTCTTGGCTGTTTCGTCGTCTGGCGGCGGATGGCCTATTTCGGCGATGCCACGGCCCATGCCGCCCTGCTCGGCGTGGCGCTGTCGCTCGGCTTCGGCATCGCGATCCCGGTCGGTGTCGGCGTCGCCGCGCTCGCGATGGGCCTCGCCGTCGGCGGACTCTCAGGCCGACGCCTCGCCTCCGATACCCTGCTGGGCGTGCTCGCCCATGCCGCCCTCGCCTCCGGCCTCCTTGCGGTGTCGCTTATTCCCGGCGGCGCGCGGCTTGATCTGGAGGCCTATCTCTTTGGCGATATCCTCGCGGTCTCCCGCAGCGACCTCGGCCTTATCTGGGGCGGGGCCGTGCTGGTCATCGCGGTGCTGATCTGGCGCTGGCAAGCCTTGCTTGTCTCGGTCATATCCCCCGACCTCGCCCGAGCCTCTGGCGTCGACCCACGGCGGGAAAACCTCGTGATGGTCTTCGCCCTCGCCCTCACCGTGGCCGTGGCGATCAAGGTCGTGGGGGCGCTGCTGATCACCGCACTGCTGATCCTGCCCACCGCCGCCGCCCGCCCGCTGGCCCGAACGCCGGAGGTGATGGCCGCCATCGCCGCAGTGATCGGTGTGGCCTCATCCTTGGGCGGTTTACGCCTGTCCTATCAGTGGGATAGCCCGACCGGCCCCACAATCGTCTGCACCGCCGCCGCCTTCTTCGCGCTGACGATGCTGCTCCGCCCGGTCCTGCGCCCCCTGCTGCACCGTGCGCCATGAGCGCCCATTTCACCGCCGCCGCTACCGCACGCCTCTTTGGCCCTGACGGACCCCAACCGCTCGGCCCGGTAACCGCCCCTGCAAGCGAGCCAGAACTGCTCGCCGCCGCCCTCGACGCCGCACCACGCGCCACCTTCCGCCTCGACCCGCCCGCACTCCACCTCGGCCCCACGCAGGCCGCGCCCGCATTTGAGACCCTCACCGGCGGCACCACCGGCGCGCCCCGGCACATCCGCCGCACGCAGGCAAGCTGGATCGCCAGCTTCGAGGTCAATCGTGCCGCATGGTCCCTCGGGGCGCAAACCCGCGCCGCCACCCTCGGCAGCCTCGCTCACTCCCTCACCCTCTACGGCGCGCTCGAGGCGCTCCATGTGGGCGGCGAAGCACACCTGCTCCACGGCCTGCGCCCCGACCGCCAGCAACAGGCCATCGCAAGGCGCGCCATCACCCTGCTCTGGGCCACGCCGTCGCAGATCCGCCTGCTCTTCGGCCCGCCCGCGCCCGGCGTCACCCGCCTGCTCATCGGCGGCGGTGCGCTCGATGCCGCAACCGAGGCCCACGCCCGCAGGCTCTTCCCCTCGGCGCAGATCCACAGCTTCTACGGCGCCGCCGAGACCAGTTTCATCACGCTCGATGGCGCGCCCTACCCCGGCGTCGAGATTGAAATCCGCAATCCGGACGTCGATGGCACCGGCGAGGTCTGGCTCCGCAGCCCCTATCTCTTCGAGGCTTATGCCACAGGACCCGACCCCCACCGCGACGCCCGTGGCTTCACCACCGTAGGCGAGCGCGGGTGGCTCGCTGATGGCACACTCCACCTCGCGGGCCGGGCCGACCGCGCCGTGCGGATCGCCGAGCAGACCGTGCAACTTGAAGAGGTCGAGGCCGCGCTCCTCGCCCTGCCCGGCGTCACCGAGGCCGCCGTGCTCCCCCGGCCTGACAGGGCCCGCGGCACCCGCCTCGCCGCCGCATACGCTGGCACCTCGCAGCTCGAGCCCTCCGCCCTAACCGCCTTGCCGCCCCTCGCCCGCCCCCGCAGCATGACCCGCATCGCCACAGAGGCCTGGCCCCGCCGCCCCTCCGGCAAGACCGACCTCGCTGCAATTGAGGTGCTTCTGGCAGATGAGCATAGCAAAGAGGCCACCCCCTGATGCCCCGCGCCGTCCTCATCGCCGCCCGGCGCACCCCCGTTGCCCCGCGCGGCGGCGCGCTGGCCCGGATCGACGCGCCGGAACTCGCCGCCCACGCCGCCCGCGCCTGCCTGTCGGATGCAGGCCTCGCTCCCGATGACATCGACGAGCTGATCCTCGCCAATGGTCTCGGCGCAGGCGGCAACCCCGCCCGCATCGCCGCCCTCGCCGCTGGCCTTCCCGAGCGCGTCGGCGGCCTCACAATCGACCGGCAATGCACCGGCGGGCTGGATGCCGTTCTCCTCGCCGCCGCCCTCATCGAGAGCGGCCGTGCCACCAATGTTCTGGCAGGCGGGGCCGAAAGCTTCTCCCGCCGCCCTCTCCGCATGGCAACCGACCCGGACGGCGGCCCGCCTCAACCCTACCTGCGCCCCCGCTTCTCCCCCGACCCGGCCCGCGACCCGGACATGCCGGAGGCCGCCGACGCCCTCGCCATCGCCCGCGCCGCGCAGGATGCCTACGCCGCAGACTCCCACTGCAAGGCCCTCGCCGCCCCGCCACTGCCCGAGATCGCCCCACTCGCCGAGCTGGCAGCCGATCCCTACGCCCGTACCCTCTCGGCGCGCCTTCTGGCCCGCGCCAAACCCCTCTCCGGCAATATCACCGCCGCCAACACCGCGCCCGAGGCCGATGCCGCCGCCCTCCTGCTCGTCACCACCGAGGCACGTGCGCAATCTCTCGGCCTGCCCTTCGTCCAC includes the following:
- a CDS encoding metal ABC transporter permease, producing MFDDFLIRAAFAGVGVALVSALLGCFVVWRRMAYFGDATAHAALLGVALSLGFGIAIPVGVGVAALAMGLAVGGLSGRRLASDTLLGVLAHAALASGLLAVSLIPGGARLDLEAYLFGDILAVSRSDLGLIWGGAVLVIAVLIWRWQALLVSVISPDLARASGVDPRRENLVMVFALALTVAVAIKVVGALLITALLILPTAAARPLARTPEVMAAIAAVIGVASSLGGLRLSYQWDSPTGPTIVCTAAAFFALTMLLRPVLRPLLHRAP
- a CDS encoding AMP-binding protein; translated protein: MSAHFTAAATARLFGPDGPQPLGPVTAPASEPELLAAALDAAPRATFRLDPPALHLGPTQAAPAFETLTGGTTGAPRHIRRTQASWIASFEVNRAAWSLGAQTRAATLGSLAHSLTLYGALEALHVGGEAHLLHGLRPDRQQQAIARRAITLLWATPSQIRLLFGPPAPGVTRLLIGGGALDAATEAHARRLFPSAQIHSFYGAAETSFITLDGAPYPGVEIEIRNPDVDGTGEVWLRSPYLFEAYATGPDPHRDARGFTTVGERGWLADGTLHLAGRADRAVRIAEQTVQLEEVEAALLALPGVTEAAVLPRPDRARGTRLAAAYAGTSQLEPSALTALPPLARPRSMTRIATEAWPRRPSGKTDLAAIEVLLADEHSKEATP
- a CDS encoding thiolase family protein: MPRAVLIAARRTPVAPRGGALARIDAPELAAHAARACLSDAGLAPDDIDELILANGLGAGGNPARIAALAAGLPERVGGLTIDRQCTGGLDAVLLAAALIESGRATNVLAGGAESFSRRPLRMATDPDGGPPQPYLRPRFSPDPARDPDMPEAADALAIARAAQDAYAADSHCKALAAPPLPEIAPLAELAADPYARTLSARLLARAKPLSGNITAANTAPEADAAALLLVTTEARAQSLGLPFVHIGPSAMLGGDPSQPGLAPVAAIQAVLTEANLTPEQIDHFELMEAFAAQAIATLNATGLREPRTNPQGGALARGHPIGASGAILACRLFHALTAPGGPSTGLATIAAAGGLGSAALFTRP